A window of Pseudomonadota bacterium contains these coding sequences:
- a CDS encoding thermonuclease family protein, with amino-acid sequence MNDGDTIVLKDGRKIRYIGINAPEIEHQDNKAEPYAYKAKQFNKNLVYLNKVRLEFDDEKYDKYGRVLAYVYLSDGTFVNNEMIDKGFAFCLPIAPNLKFEKLFLKSQQNAMSLKTGIWQNWEDSNSEYVANIKSKRFHKKKCRFAGKISKRNIKYFNTKWDAFWEGFAPCKKCFMDR; translated from the coding sequence GTGAATGACGGCGATACTATCGTATTAAAAGACGGTAGAAAAATTCGCTACATCGGTATAAACGCACCTGAAATTGAGCATCAAGATAATAAAGCAGAACCTTATGCTTACAAGGCAAAACAATTTAATAAAAATCTGGTGTATTTAAATAAAGTGCGCCTTGAGTTTGATGACGAAAAATATGATAAATATGGACGGGTGCTTGCTTATGTATATTTATCTGACGGAACTTTTGTAAATAATGAAATGATTGATAAAGGTTTTGCCTTTTGTCTGCCGATAGCGCCAAATTTAAAATTTGAAAAGCTTTTTCTAAAATCACAGCAAAATGCCATGAGTTTAAAAACTGGGATTTGGCAAAATTGGGAAGATAGCAACAGTGAGTATGTCGCAAATATAAAATCTAAAAGATTTCATAAAAAGAAATGCCGGTTTGCCGGTAAAATAAGCAAAAGAAATATTAAATATTTCAATACGAAGTGGGATGCCTTTTGGGAAGGTTTTGCTCCATGCAAGAAATGCTTTATGGATAGATAA